The Nitrogeniibacter aestuarii genome has a window encoding:
- a CDS encoding response regulator, protein MHVLIVDDVAANRRLPEVVLRRAGIPVTSVDSGAAALDAIAHGDFSVVLLDLNMPEMSGIDVCHSLRRQYSPDQLKLVAYTAFVTEEDRTHLLSLGFDDLLVKPVTPRAILTAVGSMTDSDSVSVLPTASGEPLPDQPPR, encoded by the coding sequence ATGCATGTTCTCATTGTCGATGATGTCGCCGCCAACCGGCGTTTACCGGAAGTGGTGTTACGTCGCGCGGGCATCCCCGTGACGAGCGTCGATTCCGGAGCCGCTGCGCTCGATGCCATTGCGCACGGCGATTTCAGCGTGGTGCTGCTCGACCTGAACATGCCCGAGATGAGCGGAATCGATGTCTGCCACAGCTTGCGTCGCCAGTACTCGCCCGATCAACTCAAGCTGGTGGCGTACACCGCCTTTGTGACCGAAGAGGATCGTACCCACCTGCTGTCGCTCGGCTTTGACGATCTTCTCGTCAAACCGGTCACGCCCAGAGCCATCCTCACGGCGGTGGGCTCCATGACTGACAGCGATTCAGTGTCCGTTCTGCCGACTGCGTCTGGCGAACCACTCCCAGATCAACCCCCCCGGTAA
- a CDS encoding tRNA dihydrouridine synthase → MLAPMEGLADEVLRDVLTSLTPYDQAVTEFIRVSAAVVPRRAFLRISPELRNGGRTPSGTPVQVQLLGSHPERMALSAATALPLSPAGIDLNFGCPAPTVNRNRGGAVLLDEPETLHSIATAVRQVMPVGGPPLTAKMRLGVADKGRAIECAQALASAGVERLVVHARTKAEAYRPPAHWQWVARIADSVDIPVVANGEVWTVEDWMRCRAESGVADVMIGRGAVADPFLARDIRAGIVRDAADPRADDWARIESAIAYFWSRVRAKVEARHAPGRLKQWLNMMSRRYEQAATLFAHVRPLRTAADIDAALLGLGITCDRQAA, encoded by the coding sequence ATGCTTGCGCCCATGGAGGGGCTCGCAGACGAGGTCCTGCGCGATGTGCTCACCTCGCTGACGCCCTATGACCAGGCAGTGACGGAGTTCATCCGGGTCTCCGCTGCTGTCGTGCCGCGTCGCGCATTTCTGCGAATCAGCCCCGAATTGCGCAATGGCGGCCGGACGCCATCGGGCACCCCGGTTCAGGTACAGCTGCTCGGTTCTCACCCCGAGCGAATGGCGCTGAGTGCAGCCACTGCGCTGCCCCTGTCACCCGCGGGTATCGATCTGAACTTCGGATGTCCTGCGCCCACGGTCAACCGCAATCGAGGCGGTGCCGTGCTGCTTGACGAGCCTGAAACGCTGCACAGCATTGCGACCGCCGTTCGCCAGGTCATGCCGGTCGGTGGGCCGCCGCTGACGGCCAAGATGCGACTCGGTGTGGCCGACAAGGGGCGCGCCATCGAGTGCGCCCAGGCACTGGCCTCGGCCGGCGTCGAGCGGCTCGTGGTGCATGCCCGGACCAAGGCAGAAGCTTATCGGCCGCCGGCTCATTGGCAGTGGGTCGCGCGTATCGCCGATTCGGTCGACATTCCTGTCGTCGCCAACGGGGAGGTGTGGACGGTCGAAGACTGGATGCGTTGTCGAGCCGAGAGTGGCGTGGCTGATGTGATGATTGGCCGTGGGGCGGTCGCAGATCCGTTTCTGGCACGCGACATTCGCGCCGGCATTGTTCGGGATGCGGCCGATCCTCGCGCCGATGACTGGGCCCGGATCGAATCGGCCATCGCCTATTTCTGGTCCCGGGTGCGGGCCAAGGTGGAGGCTCGCCATGCACCGGGACGTCTCAAGCAATGGCTCAACATGATGTCGCGTCGTTATGAACAGGCGGCCACGCTGTTCGCCCATGTGCGTCCGCTCCGTACCGCTGCCGACATTGACGCTGCGCTGCTTGGGCTGGGTATCACGTGCGACCGTCAAGCGGCCTGA
- a CDS encoding UPF0149 family protein — MVEMSDEDVGLNEAELDELESLLVSDVVPDDCMGLEMLDGYLAAVVLSPEPLPTGTWLPRVWSDTESMPEGKGVQRLVLLVLAYHDEVAFTMGDEDGWEPFCYAAEDNEEDVRLGDEWMTGFELGLELWDEDWRDALDDHDADTWDGLIDKAMGPWMAEDMEEATDDERLQWLEDTGAAVRAMYHLRVACELAAVPAASQPVGVSDPAAAGRNEACPCGSGKKFKHCCGADD; from the coding sequence ATGGTTGAAATGAGTGATGAAGACGTGGGCCTGAACGAGGCTGAGCTGGACGAGCTGGAATCACTCCTGGTCTCCGATGTGGTCCCTGACGATTGCATGGGGCTTGAGATGCTCGATGGTTATCTGGCTGCCGTCGTGCTTTCGCCCGAGCCGCTCCCGACCGGCACATGGCTCCCGCGTGTCTGGTCCGACACTGAGAGCATGCCGGAAGGCAAGGGTGTTCAGCGCCTGGTGTTGCTCGTTCTGGCCTATCACGATGAAGTGGCGTTCACCATGGGTGACGAGGATGGCTGGGAGCCGTTCTGCTATGCGGCGGAGGACAACGAAGAAGACGTCCGCCTGGGTGATGAGTGGATGACCGGTTTCGAGCTCGGCCTCGAACTGTGGGACGAGGACTGGCGTGACGCGCTCGACGACCATGATGCTGACACCTGGGATGGTCTGATCGACAAGGCCATGGGGCCGTGGATGGCCGAAGACATGGAAGAGGCGACCGATGACGAGCGTCTTCAGTGGCTCGAAGACACCGGGGCCGCCGTGCGTGCCATGTACCACCTGCGTGTCGCCTGCGAGCTGGCGGCTGTGCCGGCAGCAAGTCAGCCCGTGGGGGTGTCCGATCCGGCCGCGGCCGGGCGGAACGAAGCGTGTCCGTGCGGTAGCGGCAAGAAGTTCAAGCACTGCTGTGGCGCCGACGACTGA
- the orn gene encoding oligoribonuclease — MAQPNPTHLIWLDMEMTGLEPDSDRIIELAIVITDGELNTIAEAPVLAVHQPDSVINGMDEWNTRTHGQSGLIDRVRASRLDEAAVEARMLEFIAQHVPERTSPMCGNSICQDRRFMARYMPKLEAWFHYRNLDVSTLKELARRWHPEVAKGVKKLGKHEALADIHESIEELRHYRTHFLRMPEAG; from the coding sequence ATGGCACAACCGAACCCGACCCACCTGATCTGGCTGGACATGGAGATGACCGGTCTGGAGCCGGACAGTGACCGGATCATTGAACTGGCCATCGTGATCACTGATGGCGAACTCAACACCATCGCCGAAGCGCCTGTGCTCGCGGTGCACCAGCCCGATAGCGTCATCAACGGCATGGACGAGTGGAATACGCGTACGCACGGACAGTCCGGCCTGATTGATCGCGTCAGGGCGTCACGCCTTGATGAGGCTGCGGTCGAAGCCCGGATGCTCGAGTTCATTGCCCAGCACGTGCCCGAGCGCACCTCGCCCATGTGCGGTAACTCGATCTGTCAGGATCGGCGCTTCATGGCGCGCTATATGCCCAAGCTCGAGGCCTGGTTCCATTATCGCAATCTGGATGTCTCCACCCTCAAGGAGTTGGCGCGCCGGTGGCACCCCGAGGTCGCCAAGGGCGTGAAAAAGCTGGGCAAGCACGAGGCACTCGCGGATATCCACGAGTCGATTGAAGAGTTGCGCCACTACCGCACGCATTTCCTGCGCATGCCGGAAGCGGGTTGA
- the trmB gene encoding tRNA (guanine(46)-N(7))-methyltransferase TrmB, whose translation MSYANSKIPVSAQQGVHEKLVERVERHRDSPFRKPYTEYNLQAFEGAMAAWDRASPLILDAGCGVGHSTIALARAFPDHFVWGVDQSEDRLNRRKPYPEALLPKNMLLVRADLVDFWRLLADEGVSLARHYILYPNPWPKIGHVGRRWPAHPVFPFIPRLGGVLECRTNWQVYIEEFCAALGVLLDQPVGWETFDAPSPLTPFERKYRDSGQPLYRASVDLRGI comes from the coding sequence ATGAGTTACGCCAATTCCAAGATCCCTGTGAGTGCGCAGCAAGGTGTTCACGAGAAGCTGGTCGAACGCGTCGAGCGACACCGTGACAGCCCGTTCAGAAAGCCATATACGGAATACAACCTGCAGGCGTTTGAAGGTGCGATGGCGGCCTGGGATCGTGCGTCACCGCTGATTCTCGATGCCGGCTGCGGTGTCGGGCACAGCACCATTGCGCTGGCGCGTGCCTTTCCGGACCATTTCGTGTGGGGTGTGGATCAGTCGGAAGATCGCCTCAACAGGCGCAAGCCGTACCCGGAAGCGCTGCTGCCGAAGAATATGTTGCTCGTGCGGGCGGATCTGGTCGATTTCTGGCGCTTGCTCGCTGACGAGGGGGTGAGCCTGGCGCGCCATTACATCCTCTATCCCAACCCGTGGCCCAAGATCGGTCATGTGGGGCGCCGCTGGCCGGCACACCCGGTGTTTCCATTCATTCCTCGTCTGGGGGGCGTGCTTGAGTGCCGGACGAACTGGCAGGTCTACATTGAAGAGTTTTGCGCGGCACTGGGTGTCCTGCTCGATCAGCCGGTTGGCTGGGAGACCTTCGACGCCCCGTCACCGCTGACACCGTTCGAACGCAAGTATCGCGATTCGGGGCAGCCACTGTATCGCGCCAGCGTTGATTTGCGCGGCATCTGA
- a CDS encoding YkgJ family cysteine cluster protein yields MTDPNPCLGCGLCCTHFRVSFYWAEGDDAPGGYVPAHLTEKVNDFYRCMKGTGQAPRRCHALEGQVGESVACRIYEQRPSPCREFEVYLENGEPNPRCNELRLKAGLSPLEWAPMPSAA; encoded by the coding sequence ATGACAGACCCGAATCCGTGTCTTGGGTGCGGCCTTTGCTGCACGCATTTCCGTGTGTCTTTCTATTGGGCTGAGGGCGATGACGCGCCCGGGGGCTACGTGCCGGCCCATCTGACTGAAAAAGTGAATGACTTCTATCGGTGCATGAAGGGGACGGGGCAGGCGCCGCGTCGATGTCATGCTCTGGAAGGGCAGGTCGGCGAGTCGGTCGCCTGCCGTATCTACGAGCAACGGCCCAGCCCGTGCCGCGAATTCGAGGTCTACCTTGAAAACGGCGAGCCCAACCCCCGCTGCAACGAGTTACGCCTGAAGGCCGGTTTGAGCCCACTGGAGTGGGCGCCGATGCCCTCCGCTGCCTAG
- a CDS encoding ABC transporter substrate-binding protein: MSIESKRVFRVVRRCLLALAVSAAAVPVLAEQTIKIGVSGPFSGGSAPMGNSMRMGIEMAVDEINTYVGGVLGRKVELVLRDDESNPKKGAEIAKELIEKEKVAVTVGVVNTGVGLASIDAYQQAGVPLLVAVSTGAELTRRYAPPAAPKNFIFRMSAPTAVSNRFMARHLVERLGMKRIAILADDTGYGEAEMNDLVAALKSLKTEPVLIKRFSIGDRDMRSQLEAARGADAQVLVMYGIGPELAAIARNRRDMGWQVPTFASWTISMRNFLDEAGEAGTGVMAAQSFIPGSESPRHRSFISEFRHRYGNDAMESAMSAAQGYDAMRVLFNAMSSAGSTDGDAIRNALERIDRGVEGVVSTYIHPFSADDHDALTENMLVLGVVRQGRIEYAFQEDARRSFAVRRKEQ; encoded by the coding sequence ATGAGCATTGAATCGAAGCGGGTCTTTCGCGTTGTACGACGTTGCTTGCTGGCACTGGCGGTGAGCGCGGCGGCTGTGCCGGTACTGGCGGAGCAGACGATCAAGATTGGTGTGTCCGGCCCGTTTTCCGGGGGGAGTGCGCCCATGGGCAACAGCATGCGCATGGGGATAGAGATGGCCGTGGACGAGATCAATACCTACGTGGGTGGGGTGCTCGGGCGCAAGGTCGAGCTGGTTCTGCGCGATGATGAGTCCAACCCCAAGAAGGGGGCTGAAATCGCCAAGGAGTTGATCGAAAAGGAAAAAGTGGCGGTGACTGTCGGGGTCGTCAACACCGGTGTCGGTCTGGCCAGCATCGATGCCTATCAGCAGGCCGGGGTGCCCTTGCTGGTGGCCGTCTCCACCGGGGCAGAGCTGACCAGACGCTATGCGCCGCCAGCCGCGCCCAAGAATTTCATCTTCCGCATGTCGGCCCCGACGGCTGTCAGCAATCGCTTCATGGCACGTCACCTGGTCGAACGACTGGGTATGAAGCGCATTGCCATTCTTGCCGACGACACCGGTTACGGCGAGGCGGAAATGAATGATCTGGTGGCTGCACTGAAATCCCTCAAGACCGAGCCGGTGCTCATCAAGCGGTTTTCGATCGGTGATCGGGACATGCGTAGTCAGCTGGAGGCCGCGCGCGGCGCCGACGCCCAGGTGTTGGTGATGTACGGGATCGGTCCGGAACTGGCGGCCATTGCGCGCAATCGCCGGGACATGGGCTGGCAGGTGCCCACCTTTGCGAGCTGGACCATCTCCATGCGTAACTTCCTCGATGAGGCGGGGGAAGCGGGCACTGGCGTGATGGCAGCGCAAAGCTTCATTCCGGGCTCCGAGAGCCCGCGGCATCGCTCATTCATCAGCGAGTTTCGCCACCGTTACGGCAATGACGCCATGGAGTCGGCCATGTCGGCGGCTCAGGGCTATGACGCCATGCGCGTGCTGTTCAATGCCATGTCCTCGGCAGGCTCAACCGACGGGGATGCCATCCGTAACGCGCTCGAGCGGATTGATCGCGGCGTCGAGGGCGTGGTGTCCACCTACATCCACCCGTTCAGTGCCGACGATCATGATGCCCTGACGGAGAACATGCTGGTGCTTGGCGTGGTGCGTCAGGGGCGTATCGAGTACGCCTTCCAGGAAGACGCCAGACGCAGTTTCGCGGTGCGCCGAAAAGAGCAGTAA
- the arsC gene encoding arsenate reductase (glutaredoxin) (This arsenate reductase requires both glutathione and glutaredoxin to convert arsenate to arsenite, after which the efflux transporter formed by ArsA and ArsB can extrude the arsenite from the cell, providing resistance.): protein MAETITFYHNPRCSKSRNALALLEEKGVTPDVVLYLETPPDRVTLTDIIAKLGISPHDLIRTGEDIYKAEYKGKEFDDSGWIDAMLAHPKLIERPIAVRGHRAIIGRPPENVLTLLD, encoded by the coding sequence ATGGCCGAGACGATCACCTTCTATCACAACCCGCGCTGCTCGAAGAGCCGCAACGCCCTTGCACTGCTCGAAGAAAAAGGCGTGACACCCGACGTCGTCCTTTACCTGGAAACACCGCCCGACCGAGTCACCCTCACCGACATCATCGCCAAGCTGGGCATCTCGCCGCACGATCTCATCCGTACCGGCGAAGACATCTACAAGGCCGAGTACAAGGGCAAAGAGTTCGATGACAGCGGGTGGATCGACGCCATGCTCGCGCACCCCAAACTGATCGAACGCCCGATCGCCGTTCGCGGTCATCGCGCAATCATTGGCCGGCCACCCGAGAACGTGCTGACGCTGCTTGACTGA
- a CDS encoding potassium channel family protein, translating to MKGETHLSTLFLAMRRLRAPLITLISIYAVSVLGLTLVPGNDGDGMSFFHAFYFISYTATTIGFGEIPETFTDEQRLWVLICIYMAVIGWAYTLGSLFALLQDKTFQDAVFTERFTRVVSRMTEPFYLIAGYGETGRLVVRALDRMGVRAVVLETDARRVGEVDLHNHYADIPVLGADASNPSHLRMAGLGKPNCRGVLALTNDDHANLAIAISARLLAPKTPALCRAESIEVGANMASFGTRHIINPYEKFAEYLAQALHAPNSYHLLTWLTGQPGATVTRHRDPPIGKWVLCGYGDFGRILVEAFDQEDVPVTIIDREPGEQDGHRHVRGDGTGAAVLERANIQHAVGIVASTGDDMDNLSIVMTARELNPDLFVILRMNHYTNHELFEAFEADVTVVPSQIIANECLAVVTTPLLEPFLKEIHDRDDEWSQKLLERLTGRFGWDAPHVWSVRLNLREAPALYKRLMNDQEEITIGQLLRSPHNRNAPLDAEAVYLQRDDDDHLIDPSPSTRLRPGDELLMVGMRPSRHAFSLTLDNEHSLTYVLTGNELPGGLIWEWFARRSRQNGH from the coding sequence ATGAAGGGCGAAACGCACCTCAGCACGCTTTTTCTCGCCATGCGGCGCCTGCGGGCGCCGCTGATCACGCTCATTTCGATCTACGCCGTCTCGGTGCTGGGTCTGACCCTGGTGCCGGGCAACGATGGCGACGGCATGAGTTTCTTTCATGCCTTCTATTTCATCAGCTACACCGCCACCACCATCGGCTTCGGGGAGATCCCGGAGACCTTCACCGACGAACAGCGTCTGTGGGTGCTCATCTGCATCTACATGGCCGTGATCGGCTGGGCCTATACCCTCGGTTCGCTGTTCGCCCTGCTACAGGACAAAACCTTTCAGGACGCAGTCTTTACCGAACGCTTTACCCGTGTCGTCTCGCGCATGACCGAACCCTTCTACCTCATTGCCGGCTACGGAGAGACGGGCCGTCTGGTGGTCAGAGCCCTCGATCGCATGGGTGTGCGCGCCGTTGTGCTCGAAACCGACGCACGCCGGGTCGGGGAAGTGGACCTGCACAACCACTACGCCGATATTCCCGTGCTCGGTGCCGATGCCAGCAATCCGTCGCATCTGCGCATGGCCGGACTCGGCAAGCCCAATTGCCGCGGCGTACTGGCACTGACCAACGATGATCACGCCAATCTGGCGATCGCCATCTCGGCCCGCCTGCTGGCCCCGAAGACCCCCGCGCTGTGTCGGGCCGAGTCCATCGAGGTGGGCGCCAACATGGCTTCGTTCGGCACGCGCCACATCATCAATCCGTACGAGAAATTTGCCGAATATCTGGCCCAGGCGCTTCATGCGCCCAACTCCTACCACCTGCTCACCTGGCTGACGGGCCAACCCGGGGCAACCGTCACCCGACATCGCGATCCACCGATCGGCAAGTGGGTGCTGTGCGGCTACGGGGATTTCGGGCGGATACTGGTGGAGGCTTTCGATCAGGAAGATGTTCCGGTCACCATCATCGATCGCGAGCCGGGCGAACAGGACGGTCATCGCCACGTTCGGGGCGACGGCACGGGTGCCGCCGTGCTCGAACGCGCAAACATCCAGCACGCAGTGGGGATAGTCGCCAGCACGGGTGACGACATGGACAATCTTTCCATCGTCATGACCGCGCGCGAACTCAATCCGGACCTGTTCGTGATCCTGCGCATGAATCACTACACCAATCATGAACTGTTCGAGGCATTCGAGGCCGATGTGACTGTGGTGCCGAGCCAGATCATTGCCAACGAATGTCTGGCCGTGGTCACGACTCCACTGCTCGAACCCTTCCTGAAAGAGATTCACGACCGCGACGACGAATGGTCACAGAAACTGCTTGAGCGACTGACCGGGCGTTTCGGTTGGGACGCCCCCCACGTCTGGAGCGTCAGGCTCAATCTCCGGGAAGCGCCGGCGCTCTACAAACGCCTGATGAACGATCAGGAAGAGATCACGATTGGACAACTGCTGCGCAGTCCGCACAATCGAAACGCGCCCCTTGATGCCGAAGCGGTCTATCTGCAACGCGATGACGACGACCATCTGATCGACCCGTCACCAAGCACCCGGCTGCGGCCCGGCGACGAACTGCTGATGGTGGGCATGCGCCCTTCACGACACGCTTTTTCGCTCACGCTCGACAACGAGCACTCGCTCACCTACGTGCTCACGGGCAACGAGTTACCGGGGGGGTTGATCTGGGAGTGGTTCGCCAGACGCAGTCGGCAGAACGGACACTGA
- a CDS encoding ArnT family glycosyltransferase: protein MNPTRPDPFAPPAPRPPRSVVMWAMALIYLLVGVVGHDPWRGDDARFFGPVLEMLNGQHWLIPHIVGEPFLEYPPLYYWVAALTAKLTAWILPWHDGARLASALMVGLTLWLCADGARRLHGDPARPSAFLLLLGTLGLVVHAHETQPLLAVMATQALTFWGVAYTTRRPLAGAVAAGLGVGLAFLANGVQAVIFVAPALFFLPGVVAMLVGVGAAIATAAAWLVPASSAQGELLTLWWQVHLLGLTPNPGKLMDAEGVFGLLGWFIWPLWPVAGWALWRERHRLNRPTWRMLIACTLIALLSYLLLGTLRPANALPLIVPFAMIASAGLITLRRGAANFFNWFSGMNFAVFAILLWIGWTALTLSWPPGLSRHVAKVAPNFVVGDTLIPSIIGVVLCLLWLGLLINSSRSPYRGAKNWAAGMTMLWCLAVMLLQPWFEHGKSYRPAAESLQAVLAANPVRCIERLDVSPSLRVSLDYFAGIRTQAFKAAGSGCDAVLAYGLERPRVLDADWHAKWTYARGGGNKREEIRLYLNERTPR, encoded by the coding sequence ATGAACCCCACCCGCCCTGATCCGTTTGCCCCGCCCGCGCCCCGACCGCCCCGGTCCGTGGTGATGTGGGCGATGGCGCTGATCTATCTGCTGGTTGGCGTGGTTGGCCACGACCCCTGGCGCGGTGACGACGCGCGATTCTTCGGCCCTGTGCTCGAAATGCTCAACGGTCAGCACTGGCTGATTCCGCACATCGTCGGCGAGCCCTTTCTCGAATATCCCCCGCTTTACTACTGGGTTGCGGCGCTCACTGCAAAGCTCACCGCGTGGATACTGCCCTGGCATGACGGCGCCCGCCTCGCCAGCGCGCTCATGGTTGGACTGACGTTATGGCTGTGCGCCGACGGCGCCAGAAGACTTCATGGTGACCCTGCCCGTCCCTCGGCATTTCTGCTGCTTCTGGGCACGCTCGGCCTGGTCGTTCATGCCCACGAAACCCAGCCTTTGCTCGCGGTCATGGCCACACAGGCGCTGACATTCTGGGGCGTGGCCTACACGACACGGCGCCCCCTGGCCGGCGCCGTTGCCGCCGGACTCGGTGTCGGTCTGGCGTTTCTGGCCAACGGTGTGCAAGCCGTCATCTTTGTCGCCCCGGCCCTTTTCTTTCTGCCCGGTGTCGTGGCCATGCTGGTTGGCGTTGGCGCAGCCATCGCCACGGCTGCGGCATGGCTCGTCCCCGCTTCGTCCGCACAGGGCGAACTGCTCACCTTGTGGTGGCAGGTCCACCTGCTCGGCCTGACCCCCAACCCCGGCAAACTCATGGACGCCGAAGGCGTCTTCGGCCTGCTGGGCTGGTTCATCTGGCCGCTCTGGCCCGTTGCCGGCTGGGCACTGTGGCGGGAACGCCATCGTCTGAACCGGCCAACCTGGCGAATGCTCATTGCCTGCACCCTGATCGCCTTGTTGAGCTATCTGCTCCTGGGCACTCTGCGGCCCGCCAATGCGCTCCCTTTGATCGTGCCGTTTGCGATGATCGCCTCTGCCGGCCTGATTACCTTGCGTCGAGGCGCGGCAAACTTCTTCAACTGGTTTTCGGGGATGAATTTCGCGGTCTTTGCGATCTTGCTGTGGATCGGCTGGACGGCGCTGACCCTGTCGTGGCCACCCGGCCTGAGCCGCCATGTGGCCAAAGTCGCCCCCAATTTCGTGGTCGGCGACACACTCATCCCTTCAATCATCGGTGTGGTGCTGTGCCTGCTCTGGCTTGGCCTCTTGATCAACTCCAGTCGCAGCCCGTACCGCGGCGCCAAGAACTGGGCTGCCGGCATGACCATGCTGTGGTGCCTGGCAGTCATGCTGTTGCAACCCTGGTTCGAGCATGGCAAGAGCTATCGTCCGGCCGCGGAGTCCCTGCAGGCCGTGCTGGCCGCAAATCCCGTTCGCTGCATTGAACGGCTCGACGTATCACCCAGCCTGCGCGTCTCGCTCGATTACTTTGCCGGCATCCGGACCCAGGCGTTCAAAGCCGCTGGATCCGGCTGTGACGCCGTGCTTGCGTACGGCCTGGAGCGGCCGCGAGTTCTTGACGCCGACTGGCATGCCAAATGGACCTACGCGCGTGGCGGCGGCAACAAACGTGAAGAAATCAGACTCTATCTGAACGAGCGCACGCCACGCTGA
- the rpmE gene encoding 50S ribosomal protein L31 encodes MKADIHPNYNEVEITCSCGKVFTTRSAMGKQQMHIEVCSECHPFYTGQQKIVDTAGRVERFRQKYGNVQRG; translated from the coding sequence ATGAAAGCGGACATCCATCCCAACTACAACGAAGTGGAAATCACCTGCAGCTGCGGCAAGGTCTTTACCACCCGTTCTGCCATGGGCAAGCAGCAGATGCACATTGAAGTGTGCTCTGAGTGCCACCCGTTCTACACCGGTCAGCAGAAGATCGTCGACACCGCAGGTCGCGTCGAGCGCTTCCGCCAGAAGTACGGCAACGTGCAGCGCGGTTAA
- a CDS encoding DUF4922 domain-containing protein produces MPDILIPTEHQIDEFVHAALARGVLLPIATESRIVEHEGLPFLVKWVSTQALKPRVAKPGRQSAHNPFAQPEPALTLGDIAPRHRLLLNKFPVMSRHLLIVTRDFEPQEDALCADDFAAIAPLIERNAGLGFYNGGALAGASQAHKHLQWIPQCPPLAQCLPEALSAPLTPLDFRHAFMPLDPGLWTSGNAGPHLLEVYRSLLERAGLPAGDHHPAPYNLLLTRGWMWLIPRRAEHWREMSINALGFAGSLFVKRQEALDELVSAGPMNALRAVACRR; encoded by the coding sequence ATGCCTGACATTCTGATCCCCACCGAACATCAAATCGATGAATTTGTCCACGCTGCCCTGGCCAGGGGCGTGCTGCTGCCCATTGCGACCGAATCACGCATCGTCGAACACGAGGGTTTGCCGTTTCTCGTCAAGTGGGTATCGACACAAGCGCTGAAACCCCGTGTGGCCAAGCCTGGCCGGCAGTCGGCCCACAATCCGTTCGCACAGCCGGAGCCGGCCCTCACCCTTGGCGACATCGCCCCGAGGCATCGCCTGCTGTTGAACAAGTTTCCGGTCATGAGCCGGCATCTGCTGATCGTGACCCGTGATTTCGAACCGCAGGAAGATGCCCTCTGCGCCGACGATTTTGCAGCCATCGCGCCGCTGATCGAGCGCAATGCCGGCCTTGGCTTCTACAACGGCGGCGCACTCGCAGGCGCCAGTCAGGCCCACAAGCATCTTCAATGGATTCCCCAGTGTCCGCCGCTCGCCCAGTGCCTGCCCGAGGCCTTGAGCGCGCCGCTGACGCCCTTGGATTTCCGCCATGCCTTCATGCCGCTCGACCCGGGTCTGTGGACAAGCGGCAATGCCGGTCCTCACCTGCTCGAGGTCTACCGGTCGCTGCTCGAGCGCGCCGGTCTGCCCGCTGGCGATCACCACCCCGCACCCTACAACCTGCTGCTGACGCGCGGCTGGATGTGGCTCATTCCCCGCCGCGCCGAACACTGGCGTGAGATGTCCATCAATGCACTGGGATTCGCCGGCTCACTGTTCGTGAAGCGCCAAGAGGCACTCGATGAGCTCGTCTCCGCCGGCCCGATGAACGCCCTGCGCGCCGTCGCCTGCCGTCGCTGA
- a CDS encoding YkgJ family cysteine cluster protein, whose translation MAPTTEPKPDPCTTCGACCAAFRVDFHVSELEDAQGRGVPKDMTVMVTRTLVRMRDTDAAPPRCIALRGEVGRFAYCSIYDSRPSPCHDFAPYAPLGLGDDACTRARARHGLKPLGDERSV comes from the coding sequence GTGGCGCCGACGACTGAACCCAAGCCTGATCCATGCACGACCTGCGGCGCCTGTTGCGCCGCTTTTCGTGTGGACTTCCATGTCAGCGAGCTTGAAGACGCTCAGGGTCGGGGCGTGCCGAAGGACATGACGGTCATGGTCACCCGGACTCTGGTCCGCATGCGCGATACCGACGCTGCGCCGCCTCGGTGTATCGCGCTGCGCGGTGAGGTCGGTCGATTCGCTTACTGCAGCATCTATGACAGCCGCCCCTCGCCTTGCCACGACTTTGCGCCCTACGCTCCGCTGGGGCTGGGTGACGATGCATGTACCCGTGCGCGTGCGCGTCACGGGCTGAAGCCCCTGGGTGACGAGCGCTCCGTTTAG